DNA sequence from the Pseudomonas tritici genome:
GCTGGTGGCGCTGATGGGCGTGGGCGGCGGGCTGATTTCGTTGTCGGCGGGTGCGTTTGTCGGCGCGGTGGCGGCGTTTGCCCTGGTGATTCTGCTGGCGCGCGCCAGCGGTTCGTCGAGCGGCACCGGCCAGATCATCCTCGCCGGCATTGCCGGATCGCAGCTGTTCAATGCGCTTACCGCGTTCCTGATCACCAAGTCGGCCAGCTCCGAACAGGCGCGCGGCATCATGTTCTGGCTGTTGGGCAACCTCAGCGGCGTGCGCTGGCCATCGGTGTGGTTGGCGGTGCCGATGGCGGTCGTGGGCTTGGCGGTGTGCCTGTGGCATCGTCGGGCGCTGGATGCGTTCACCTTTGGCAGTGACTCGGCGGCGTCCCTCGGTATCCCCGTGCGCCGCGTGCAGTTTGTGTTGGTGGGCTGCGCGGCACTGGTGACGGCGGTGATGGTGTCGATTGTCGGCGCCATCGGCTTTGTCGGGCTGGTGATCCCCCACGCCGTGCGTCTGTTGCTCGGCACCGGGCACTCACGCTTGCTGCCGGCCAGCGCGCTCGGCGGCGCGCTGTTTTTGATTGCAGCGGATGTGCTGTCGCGCACGCTGATCAAAGGCCAGGTGATTCCGGTCGGCGTGGTCACGGCGCTGGTCGGTGCGCCGGTGTTTGCGCTGATCCTCATTGGCCGGAGGAACGCGCGATGAGCGTTTTAAGCTGCACGGGGTTGGGCTTCAAGGTGCGTGAGGCTGAGTTATTACGCGATATTCACCTGGACGTGCAGCTGGGTGAAACCTTGGGGATTGTCGGGCCAAACGGTTCCGGTAAATCCACCTTGCTCAAACTGCTGGCAGGCTTGCGCGCGCCGGCATCTGGCGAAGTATTGTTGGGCGGCCAGCTTTTGGGCGACCTGTCCCGCCGCGCCATCGCACAGCAACTGGCCGTGGTTGAGCAACAGGCTGACACGGACGATGCCATCCGCGTGTTCGACGCCGTGGCGCTGGGCCGTACGCCGTGGTTGTCGGCGCTGAGCCCGTGGTCCAGCGAAGACGATGCCATCGTGAACCAGGCCTTGCATGACGTCGACGCCACTCACCTGAGCAAACGCGCCTGGCGCAGCCTCTCGGGCGGTGAACGCCAACGCGTGCACATCGCCCGCGCATTGGCGCAACGGCCACAGATATTGCTACTGGATGAGCCGACCAATCATTTGGATATCCAGCACCAGCTGGCGATCTTGAAGGGGGTGCAAGGGCTGCCGGTGACCACATTGATTGCGCTGCATGACCTGAATCAAGCGCTGACCTGTGATCGGCTGGCGGTACTGGATCGTGGACAGTTGGTGGCGCTGGGTAAGCCGATGGAAGTGCTGACGCCGCAGCGCTTGCAGGAGACGTTTGGGGTGCAGGCGCACTACCTGACAGACCCGTTTGATGGCGTGCAGATACTGCGGTTGCGCCCGAACTAGAGGCTTCACACAATACACATGTGGGAGCTGGCTTGCCTGCTCCCACATTGATTTGCGGCGTTTCACGTCTACAACAGTCGCTGCATGTGCGTCGTCTGCCACACCGGGTCCGCGTCTACATCCACCACTTCAAACCCCTGCCGCACCCAAAAATCAATCGCCCCCGGCAAAAACGGGTGGGTATGCAGGTAAACCACCTCAACCCCCTCCGCTTTCGCCATTGCCTCCAGCGCCCGATACAACGCCCCCGCCAGACCAAAGCGGCGATAGGCCGGCAACACAAACAGGCGCACCACTTCCACTGTCTTGCGGCCCTGGTAATTCAACTGCGCAAAACGCCCGTCGTAAGGCAAGTAACCAATGGCCGCAACAATCCGGCCCGCCTCCCGAGCGATTAGAAACTGCCCATCGCCCTGTAGATAGATCGCCTCGAATTGCGCCAGGTCCGCCGGCATCCCCGCCGCACTGAGCTTCGGGAACAGCTCGGCGCGGGCCTGCAGCACAAACCTCAGTACGTCAGGAATATCCGCAGTCGTGACCGCCTGAATCCGAGGGTTTTCGCTCATACAACCTCAATCTGCGTGATTCCCACCACCTGCGCCTGTTCCAGAATCTCCTCCGGCGTCGCATCCGCAGGCGGCAGGATCAAGCCATTCTCGGCATCGCCGAAATGCAATTGCAGCAAGTGCAACGCCGCCTCATGCACCGGCAATTCGGGCTGCTTGAATTCGAACACATGGGTGCGCAATTCTTCGTTGAATCGGTAGTTGAGTGTGTATTGGCGCATGGTGGAGTCCTCATGATGAGAGAAGAGCAGCTGATTAACCTGACTCATTGATCAAGTTTTTAGTTCAATGAATCAGCCTTTCAACGGCCTCACGTCACAGGTACCACTCACTGGCGCAACTCACAGACTGCACTGCCCTTCATCCCCGACGCATGCACGCTCACGTGGCGTACGGCAAACCCTGGTTTCTCGACAAGCTTCTTCTCTTCCCAGACACCGCCGTTTTCGACTTGATAGCCGATCGTGCCATCTGCTTGCCAAGTCAGCCGTAGGGTGTACACGCCGTTATGGTCGGGAGCTCGATGGAAGAAGGTATCGATGACTGGCTTTGCCTTGTTGAACGTGCGCAGCTCGAATAGCCGCTCGTCGCTGTCGGCGGGCGTATAGCTGGACAGGAACAGCGTATCGTCTTCCGCAGCATCCTCGGCGGCCGCAAGAATGACCGAAGGCACCCACTTTTCGCCACGGTCCTGGGTGTCGGTGGCGACCTTGCAGGTCAACTGGCCTTTGCCCGTGACGTCCTGGCGGAAGGCCGTCTCGTAGTAGCCGTAGGGCACGTCGAAGCGCAGTGTCTTCTCGGTGACTTGCTCACAGCCGGCCAGCAGATACAGCGCCGATAACCCGATGAATCCTTGAAGAACCTTCACGTGCTGTCCTTGGCTTGAATGGGGGGAGCGCAAGGTTACCCGGACGAAGAAAGATTGAGTACTCCCCCGTCCATTCTTTGACTGATCCACTGGCGGCTGTAGGCAAGCACGCCCGCCCCCATCACCACCGGAAAATGGATAAACCCATGGGCCGACTCCGGCAACAGA
Encoded proteins:
- a CDS encoding GNAT family N-acetyltransferase; protein product: MSENPRIQAVTTADIPDVLRFVLQARAELFPKLSAAGMPADLAQFEAIYLQGDGQFLIAREAGRIVAAIGYLPYDGRFAQLNYQGRKTVEVVRLFVLPAYRRFGLAGALYRALEAMAKAEGVEVVYLHTHPFLPGAIDFWVRQGFEVVDVDADPVWQTTHMQRLL
- a CDS encoding FecCD family ABC transporter permease; the encoded protein is MTASLIRTLVALALLLIALLAGVAIGETAISPQVVLQVLANKLWAAGYVLDPIDEGVVWNYRLTRALVAAACGAGLATCGVILQSLLRNPLADPYLLGISAGASTGAVLVALMGVGGGLISLSAGAFVGAVAAFALVILLARASGSSSGTGQIILAGIAGSQLFNALTAFLITKSASSEQARGIMFWLLGNLSGVRWPSVWLAVPMAVVGLAVCLWHRRALDAFTFGSDSAASLGIPVRRVQFVLVGCAALVTAVMVSIVGAIGFVGLVIPHAVRLLLGTGHSRLLPASALGGALFLIAADVLSRTLIKGQVIPVGVVTALVGAPVFALILIGRRNAR
- a CDS encoding ABC transporter ATP-binding protein — its product is MSVLSCTGLGFKVREAELLRDIHLDVQLGETLGIVGPNGSGKSTLLKLLAGLRAPASGEVLLGGQLLGDLSRRAIAQQLAVVEQQADTDDAIRVFDAVALGRTPWLSALSPWSSEDDAIVNQALHDVDATHLSKRAWRSLSGGERQRVHIARALAQRPQILLLDEPTNHLDIQHQLAILKGVQGLPVTTLIALHDLNQALTCDRLAVLDRGQLVALGKPMEVLTPQRLQETFGVQAHYLTDPFDGVQILRLRPN